From the Arvicola amphibius chromosome 2, mArvAmp1.2, whole genome shotgun sequence genome, one window contains:
- the Lratd1 gene encoding protein LRATD1, which yields MGNQLDRITHLNYSELPTGDPSGIEKDELRVGVAYFFSDEEEDLDERGQPDKFGVKGPPGCSPCPESPSRHHHHLLHQLVLNETQFSAFRGQECIFSKVTGGPQGADLSVYAVTALPAICEPGDLLELLWLQPANEQPAPAPHWAVYVGGGQIIHLHQGEIRQDSLYQAGAANVGRVVNSWYRYRPLVAELVVQNACGHLGLKSEEICWTNSESFAAWCRFGKREFKAGGEVPAGTPPPQQQYYLKVHLEENKVHTARFHSLEDLIREKRRIDASGRLRVLQELEDFVDDKE from the coding sequence ATGGGCAACCAACTGGACCGCATCACCCACCTCAACTACAGCGAGTTGCCCACTGGGGACCCATCTGGGATTGAGAAGGACGAGCTGCGGGTCGGGGTTGCCTACTTCTTCTCGGATGAGGAGGAGGACCTGGACGAACGCGGGCAGCCGGACAAGTTTGGTGTGAAGGGCCCCCCAGGTTGCAGCCCCTGCCCAGAGAGCCccagccgccaccaccaccacctgctgcACCAACTCGTCCTCAACGAGACTCAGTTTTCAGCCTTCCGGGGCCAGGAATgcatcttttccaaagtaaccgGCGGCCCTCAGGGCGCCGACTTGAGTGTCTACGCGGTCACCGCACTGCCCGCGATCTGCGAGCCCGGCGACCTACTGGAGCTACTGTGGTTACAGCCCGCGAACGAGCAGCCGGCTCCAGCCCCGCACTGGGCCGTCTACGTGGGCGGAGGGCAGATCATACACCTGCACCAAGGCGAGATCCGCCAGGACAGCCTGTACCAGGCGGGCGCGGCCAACGTGGGCCGGGTGGTGAATAGCTGGTACCGCTACCGCCCGCTGGTGGCCGAGCTGGTGGTGCAGAACGCCTGCGGCCACCTGGGCCTCAAGAGCGAGGAGATCTGCTGGACGAACTCCGAGAGCTTCGCCGCCTGGTGCCGCTTTGGAAAGCGCGAGTTCAAGGCTGGCGGGGAGGTCCCAGCAGGCACGCCACCTCCGCAGCAGCAGTATTATCTCAAGGTGCATCTGGAGGAGAACAAAGTCCACACGGCCCGCTTTCACAGCCTGGAGGATCTCATCCGCGAGAAGCGCCGCATAGACGCCAGTGGCCGCCTGCGAGTGCTGCAGGAGCTTGAGGACTTCGTGGACGACAAGGAGTAG